A window of Luteolibacter flavescens contains these coding sequences:
- a CDS encoding DUF4142 domain-containing protein, whose translation MTTKLLIKWAGIAAVIGALQAPLFARDDGKVGKMEPADFRKTTEKAGEKIAALLTVDAPLSAVDRALIGELALVGLAQLQASELAATKARATEVKLIAEEEAKEQNAIAAKLKEVATRKSLTLPTELDDQGKELLEKLEAIGDGFDRLYLQEVGVRGHEELKKTMTKVQLQATDPTLKSLAAMILPLIEIHITVAQDEMATLG comes from the coding sequence ATGACCACGAAACTCCTGATCAAGTGGGCCGGCATTGCCGCAGTGATCGGTGCACTCCAAGCGCCACTCTTCGCACGCGATGACGGCAAGGTCGGCAAGATGGAGCCGGCCGACTTCAGGAAGACCACCGAGAAAGCAGGAGAGAAGATCGCAGCCCTGCTCACCGTCGACGCCCCATTGTCCGCCGTCGACCGGGCCCTGATAGGGGAGCTGGCACTTGTAGGCCTCGCCCAATTGCAAGCGAGCGAACTGGCCGCGACGAAAGCGCGGGCAACCGAGGTGAAGCTGATCGCGGAAGAGGAAGCGAAGGAGCAGAATGCCATCGCCGCCAAGCTCAAGGAAGTCGCCACCAGAAAATCCCTCACCTTGCCCACCGAACTCGACGACCAGGGAAAGGAGCTCTTGGAGAAACTGGAAGCCATCGGCGACGGCTTCGACCGGCTCTACCTGCAGGAAGTCGGAGTCCGCGGCCACGAGGAACTCAAGAAGACCATGACCAAGGTCCAGCTCCAAGCGACCGACCCCACGCTCAAATCTCTCGCCGCAATGATCCTGCCCCTCATCGAGATCCACATCACCGTGGCCCAGGATGAAATGGCGACCCTGGGATAA